A single Paenibacillus sp. FSL R5-0517 DNA region contains:
- a CDS encoding catalase — protein sequence MTERMTTNQGAPVGDNQNSRTAGRRGPTLLEDYHLIEKIAHFDRERIPERVVHARGAGAHGVFTLEQSMKAYTTADFLQDPGTETDVLVRFSTVIHGTGSPETARDPRGFAVKFYTREGNYDIVGNHLPVFFIRDAMKFPDMVHSLKPAPDTNIQDPARYWDFMTLSPESTHMMTWLFSDLGTPASYREMDGFGVHAFKWINAQGQVHYVKYKWESAQGVRGFSRQEAAEVQGQDFNHATRDLHEHIKNGQYPQWKLQVQLLKPEQMDDFAFDPLDPTKTWPEDVLPFHTVGTMTLNRNPQNFFAEVEQAAFSPSSLVPGIEPSEDKLLQGRLFSYPDTQRHRLGTNYLQIPVNCPYAPVRNHQRDGLMNVNQDPSPVNYEPNSSGNSPQEDPAYRDSQVPLQGHVTREKIEKTDDYTQAGELFRSFTPVEQQHLLDNLINDLKGVSVDIQMRALCHFFRADGQLGGRLAHGLGVDISAHMPSQDGK from the coding sequence ATGACAGAACGTATGACAACGAATCAGGGAGCACCTGTAGGTGATAACCAGAATTCCCGCACAGCAGGCAGAAGAGGGCCGACATTGCTTGAAGACTATCATCTCATTGAGAAAATTGCCCACTTTGACCGTGAACGTATTCCTGAAAGAGTCGTACATGCAAGAGGTGCCGGGGCTCATGGTGTATTCACGCTGGAGCAGAGTATGAAGGCTTATACAACAGCGGATTTCCTGCAAGATCCGGGTACGGAGACGGATGTGCTGGTTCGTTTTTCGACCGTTATTCACGGTACAGGATCACCAGAGACTGCACGAGATCCACGTGGATTTGCCGTTAAATTCTACACCCGGGAAGGCAACTATGATATCGTCGGTAACCATCTGCCTGTGTTCTTCATTCGTGATGCGATGAAGTTTCCCGATATGGTTCACTCTCTGAAGCCGGCTCCGGATACGAACATTCAGGACCCCGCCCGATATTGGGACTTTATGACCCTCTCACCTGAATCAACGCATATGATGACCTGGTTGTTCTCAGATCTAGGCACACCGGCCAGTTATCGGGAGATGGATGGTTTCGGCGTACATGCTTTCAAATGGATTAATGCACAGGGGCAGGTCCATTATGTGAAATACAAATGGGAGTCTGCACAAGGGGTTCGGGGATTCTCTCGTCAGGAAGCTGCCGAGGTACAAGGACAGGACTTTAATCATGCTACCCGTGACCTGCATGAACATATCAAGAACGGGCAATACCCGCAGTGGAAGCTACAGGTTCAGCTCTTAAAGCCGGAGCAAATGGATGATTTTGCTTTTGATCCACTCGACCCAACCAAAACATGGCCTGAAGATGTACTGCCATTTCATACGGTAGGGACCATGACACTGAATCGGAATCCGCAAAACTTCTTCGCTGAAGTGGAACAGGCGGCCTTTTCTCCTAGTTCGCTTGTCCCTGGAATTGAACCTTCCGAAGATAAATTGCTGCAAGGGCGCCTATTCTCCTATCCGGATACACAGCGGCACCGGCTTGGAACGAACTATTTGCAAATTCCGGTGAATTGCCCGTACGCACCCGTTCGTAATCATCAGCGTGATGGACTCATGAATGTGAATCAGGACCCATCTCCGGTGAACTATGAACCGAACAGTTCCGGAAACAGCCCGCAGGAAGATCCGGCATACCGGGACAGTCAGGTTCCATTACAAGGGCATGTTACACGCGAGAAAATTGAGAAAACGGATGATTACACGCAAGCAGGAGAGCTTTTCCGTTCATTTACTCCAGTAGAGCAGCAGCACTTGTTGGATAATCTGATCAATGATCTTAAGGGAGTGTCAGTCGATATTCAAATGCGTGCTTTATGCCACTTCTTCCGTGCGGATGGACAGCTAGGCGGACGTCTGGCTCATGGACTTGGTGTGGATATATCTGCACATATGCCTTCACAGGATGGAAAATAA
- a CDS encoding winged-helix domain-containing protein, whose product MQKQTDQVKIKVPGRRLPLRVKPALSDAAPLVDNCPVTRRVILISPMPGQVHELVKALTDSCFDVLVFHRWEPDLHERLVFDLLIYDLSVAGTIDAFAGISSRLNREAEHTTPCLYLVGEKMIGSASGPMLQEELLVWPARPQEALYRVQRMIGNSPALPKRGFLPEEGQRVGFKDLWLDRERMSVQRDNNRIHLTKTEYDLLLKLIDAKGAVISREEMLSDIWETDFTGGSNVVDVHIKSLRKKLGDNASSPQYIVTVRGVGYRLAD is encoded by the coding sequence ATGCAGAAACAAACGGATCAAGTAAAAATAAAAGTTCCTGGCCGCCGCTTACCACTTAGGGTTAAACCTGCCTTGTCCGATGCAGCACCTCTTGTGGATAATTGTCCTGTTACACGACGGGTTATTCTGATAAGCCCGATGCCAGGGCAAGTTCATGAACTGGTAAAGGCCTTAACGGATAGCTGTTTCGATGTACTGGTCTTTCATCGATGGGAACCGGATCTGCATGAGCGTCTTGTCTTCGATCTGTTGATCTATGATCTATCTGTTGCCGGAACGATCGATGCATTTGCCGGCATTAGCAGTCGATTGAATCGTGAGGCTGAGCATACAACCCCTTGTCTCTATCTGGTCGGTGAGAAGATGATCGGCAGCGCGAGTGGACCGATGCTTCAGGAGGAATTGCTGGTGTGGCCTGCACGCCCGCAGGAAGCTCTCTACCGGGTGCAGCGTATGATTGGCAACAGTCCCGCTCTGCCCAAACGCGGCTTTTTGCCTGAGGAAGGGCAGCGTGTCGGCTTCAAAGATCTGTGGCTTGATCGTGAACGGATGAGTGTGCAGCGTGATAATAACCGGATCCATCTAACCAAGACCGAATATGATCTGTTACTCAAGCTGATTGATGCCAAAGGTGCAGTCATTTCCCGTGAGGAGATGCTCAGCGATATCTGGGAAACAGACTTTACAGGTGGAAGTAATGTGGTTGATGTTCATATCAAAAGCTTGCGCAAAAAATTGGGCGATAACGCGTCTTCGCCGCAATATATCGTAACGGTAAGAGGAGTGGGCTACCGCCTGGCGGATTAG
- a CDS encoding transcriptional repressor, translating to MRTLNLTIQRQAVYDVVRHSEDHPTAADVMNRLVEQGYNLAYGTVYNSLRYLTDKELIRELKLGETASRYDARMDDHQHIMCEVCGKVDEVMTEVPPQWMKQVAEETGYAIDHAHVVFGGVCGECRNKRIK from the coding sequence GTGAGAACTTTAAATCTGACGATACAACGGCAAGCGGTATATGATGTGGTGCGCCATTCGGAGGATCACCCGACAGCTGCTGATGTTATGAATCGACTAGTGGAACAAGGTTATAATCTGGCCTATGGTACGGTGTATAATTCTCTACGTTATCTGACGGACAAAGAATTGATACGAGAGCTTAAACTCGGAGAGACAGCAAGCCGTTACGATGCCCGGATGGACGATCATCAGCACATTATGTGTGAAGTGTGCGGCAAAGTGGACGAGGTGATGACAGAGGTTCCTCCACAATGGATGAAACAGGTAGCTGAAGAAACCGGATATGCAATCGATCATGCTCATGTGGTCTTTGGAGGTGTCTGCGGGGAATGCAGAAACAAACGGATCAAGTAA
- a CDS encoding diguanylate cyclase, with protein sequence MFSTFFINICVMITFMYVSGIIAKFYSIRLPFPSLRVQLIGGLLFGIYGTVLMNYSFPLNESTIVDLRHLAIVTAAVYLGGLASVVTGLVLSILRILMFGLSSSAIDAGFVMTLIGLSGVYFAYASWSRLTKIITMNLLGITLIFIILMLNTDSMNSLMKVYPLQMTISFIGGIFIYFIAEFINKSNEMLFLLERRASTDHLTNLSNRRQFEKSLLSELQHARDYQQKLSLLAMDIDRFKKVNDTFGHSAGDAVLKQLGQLLVEHARSADIVSRNGGEEFAILLLDCGQRQAMAIAESIRQAVEKYHFALPDGHTTRLTISIGVAVYPDHCVEQDDDDFFEQADRALYEAKNTGRNRVCVLPLRSLPLTLES encoded by the coding sequence TTGTTTAGCACTTTTTTCATTAATATCTGTGTCATGATTACGTTTATGTATGTATCCGGGATCATTGCAAAGTTCTATAGTATCCGATTGCCTTTTCCCTCGTTACGTGTTCAGTTGATCGGCGGCTTATTATTCGGCATATATGGCACAGTACTCATGAACTATTCCTTCCCTCTGAACGAGAGTACGATTGTAGATCTACGGCATCTGGCGATCGTTACCGCAGCGGTATATCTGGGAGGACTGGCTTCGGTCGTTACGGGACTTGTGCTCTCGATCCTTCGTATTCTGATGTTTGGCTTGTCATCCTCTGCCATAGATGCAGGATTTGTTATGACTCTAATCGGGTTGTCTGGTGTATACTTCGCCTATGCTTCCTGGTCCAGACTGACCAAAATTATTACGATGAATCTACTCGGCATAACGTTAATCTTTATCATCCTTATGTTGAATACAGACAGCATGAATTCATTAATGAAGGTATATCCGTTACAAATGACCATTTCCTTCATCGGTGGAATATTCATCTATTTCATCGCAGAATTCATCAATAAATCCAATGAAATGTTATTTCTATTGGAGAGAAGAGCATCTACCGATCATCTTACCAACCTTAGCAATCGACGACAGTTCGAAAAGTCACTTCTATCGGAACTTCAACATGCGCGGGATTACCAACAAAAGCTGTCCTTGCTTGCCATGGATATTGACCGATTCAAAAAGGTAAACGATACCTTTGGCCATTCTGCTGGCGATGCCGTTCTGAAGCAACTCGGACAACTTCTTGTTGAACACGCACGTTCTGCGGATATCGTGTCAAGAAACGGTGGTGAAGAATTCGCTATACTCTTGCTCGACTGCGGACAACGGCAGGCCATGGCTATCGCCGAATCTATCCGGCAGGCAGTAGAGAAATATCATTTTGCCCTGCCTGACGGACACACCACACGTCTAACCATTTCCATTGGCGTAGCCGTGTATCCGGATCATTGTGTGGAGCAAGACGATGACGACTTCTTCGAACAGGCAGACCGTGCACTATACGAAGCCAAGAATACAGGACGTAACCGTGTATGTGTCTTACCTTTAAGGTCCTTGCCTCTTACACTGGAAAGCTGA
- a CDS encoding aldo/keto reductase family protein, whose translation MDYRRLGGSGLKVSEISLGSWLTYGGYVERENAVKSIETAFDEGINFFDTANVYERGAAEELLGQTLKAYSRDSYVLATKVFGKMGDGPNDQGLSRKHIKEQCEASLKRLGVEYVDIYYCHRYHTETPIEETLRALDDLVRQGKVLYVGVSQWTAAQMEAALGTADRLLLDHIVVNQPVYNMFDRYIENEIIPLGERKGIGQVVYSPLAQGLLTGKYTSVSDIPENSRAAKLGWDEGKINADRIGKVRQLIEVADKLDLKVGQLALAWILRQNNVSSALVGASRPEQVKENAAASGVKLDATIIEEIEGILS comes from the coding sequence ATGGATTATCGCAGATTGGGTGGAAGCGGACTGAAAGTAAGCGAGATTAGCCTTGGAAGCTGGCTGACGTACGGAGGGTATGTGGAACGTGAAAATGCGGTGAAATCAATTGAAACTGCATTCGATGAAGGCATTAACTTTTTTGATACAGCCAATGTATACGAACGGGGTGCAGCAGAAGAACTGCTGGGACAGACGCTCAAAGCGTATTCTCGTGACTCCTACGTGCTTGCAACAAAAGTATTTGGCAAAATGGGGGATGGTCCGAATGACCAGGGGCTGTCTCGTAAACATATTAAGGAACAATGTGAAGCCAGCTTGAAGCGCCTAGGCGTTGAATATGTGGATATCTATTACTGCCATCGCTATCATACCGAGACACCAATTGAAGAAACACTCCGCGCACTTGATGATCTGGTACGTCAGGGCAAGGTGCTGTATGTTGGTGTCAGTCAGTGGACTGCGGCTCAGATGGAAGCTGCCTTGGGTACCGCAGATCGCTTGCTCTTGGATCATATCGTGGTGAACCAGCCCGTGTACAATATGTTTGATCGTTATATTGAAAATGAAATTATTCCGCTAGGTGAGCGTAAGGGTATCGGACAAGTCGTATACTCCCCGCTTGCTCAAGGTCTATTGACCGGGAAATATACTTCCGTATCAGATATCCCCGAGAACAGTCGTGCGGCTAAGCTTGGATGGGACGAAGGCAAGATCAACGCGGATCGCATCGGAAAAGTTCGCCAATTGATTGAAGTGGCGGACAAGCTGGACCTGAAGGTTGGGCAACTGGCCTTGGCCTGGATTCTGCGCCAGAACAATGTATCCAGTGCACTTGTAGGGGCGAGTCGTCCCGAGCAGGTAAAAGAAAATGCGGCTGCATCTGGCGTGAAGCTGGATGCTACCATTATTGAGGAAATTGAAGGGATACTTTCCTGA
- a CDS encoding histidine kinase dimerization/phospho-acceptor domain-containing protein produces the protein MGTAEGITRGFYEDIKEAAAHIVDVLSGILKVNTIFVATNDGVTNFILEAFNRTEELIVKGSELSFNESYCSLVLRDKGSVLTIQNTCENPMTSSMDVTSGLGSRFFVGVPIIRRSGEAFGTICLMDNAGYVISETDMKTLNAMAVFLGYVVDLESTLHVQERKLSDSEQMKEQLQAEKERAESEAMTKSQMLKLMSHEIRNPLNGILGLTDLMRTPDMPEEQSEYVNMIETSGNILLSLLNNMMNFNINEAGKTVIHDDPFDLVGTIENTVYLYAGMASGKNIDLGLNLDLNVSQVFVGDEIKIGQLLAHVIQYALDSTREGSVLITAMVNGEETEDMGTLALKVKYTGQMVSDKKLRTLNGQDENLDIQKLIGSNLGLAVSQNLAILMHGRIQVSSAGENETEFHIALPLRRYWELPQLASIQQRLKGKKVLLAKDPDILQGVSSLMRRWEMDVHMTSGSSVAHEWIKEGFKPDVAVVDMGLQEGGAVDFVHEMKQRLENLPVIVLVPYGMHIDPHEAETFDAVLTKPVRQADLLNALSITLP, from the coding sequence ATGGGGACGGCAGAAGGCATTACGAGAGGCTTCTATGAAGACATAAAGGAAGCTGCGGCCCATATCGTGGACGTATTAAGCGGGATATTGAAGGTCAATACCATCTTCGTTGCCACGAATGATGGGGTGACGAATTTCATTTTGGAGGCCTTTAACCGTACGGAAGAGTTGATTGTTAAAGGCAGTGAGCTTTCATTTAACGAATCATATTGCAGTCTGGTGTTAAGAGACAAAGGTAGCGTTCTTACCATTCAGAATACATGTGAAAACCCAATGACAAGCTCCATGGACGTCACGAGTGGACTTGGGAGTCGTTTCTTCGTGGGTGTACCTATCATACGAAGATCTGGCGAAGCATTTGGAACGATATGTCTAATGGACAATGCTGGTTATGTGATCAGTGAAACGGATATGAAGACGCTGAACGCGATGGCTGTCTTTCTGGGATATGTTGTGGATCTGGAGAGCACCCTGCATGTGCAGGAACGAAAATTGAGTGACTCGGAACAAATGAAAGAGCAGCTCCAGGCAGAGAAAGAGCGAGCCGAATCCGAGGCGATGACCAAATCACAGATGTTAAAGCTGATGAGTCACGAGATTCGCAATCCGTTGAACGGCATTCTGGGATTGACGGATCTGATGCGTACACCGGACATGCCTGAAGAGCAATCGGAGTATGTAAATATGATCGAGACGAGTGGCAACATACTACTCTCGCTCCTGAATAATATGATGAACTTCAATATTAATGAGGCAGGCAAAACGGTTATCCATGATGATCCGTTTGATCTGGTCGGCACCATTGAAAATACCGTTTATCTCTATGCCGGAATGGCATCGGGCAAGAATATTGATCTGGGATTGAATCTTGATTTGAATGTGTCGCAAGTATTTGTTGGTGATGAGATCAAGATCGGACAGTTGCTTGCACATGTCATTCAATATGCTCTGGATTCAACGCGTGAAGGCTCAGTTCTAATCACGGCCATGGTGAACGGCGAAGAGACAGAGGATATGGGTACACTTGCGCTCAAGGTGAAGTACACGGGTCAGATGGTATCCGATAAGAAGTTGCGTACTTTGAACGGCCAAGATGAAAATTTGGATATCCAAAAACTGATCGGAAGCAATCTGGGTTTGGCAGTAAGCCAAAATCTTGCCATTCTCATGCATGGCCGTATTCAGGTGAGTAGTGCGGGAGAGAATGAGACGGAATTCCATATTGCCCTTCCCTTACGCAGATACTGGGAGTTACCTCAACTTGCAAGTATTCAGCAGCGGTTAAAAGGGAAAAAGGTGTTGCTCGCCAAGGACCCGGATATATTGCAAGGCGTTTCTTCCCTGATGCGCAGATGGGAGATGGATGTGCATATGACCTCGGGTTCGAGTGTAGCACATGAGTGGATCAAGGAGGGCTTCAAGCCGGATGTAGCCGTTGTGGATATGGGACTTCAAGAGGGCGGCGCAGTTGATTTCGTACATGAAATGAAACAGCGGCTGGAGAACTTGCCCGTCATTGTTCTGGTTCCATATGGTATGCACATTGACCCGCACGAAGCGGAAACCTTTGATGCTGTTCTGACGAAACCGGTCAGACAAGCTGATTTGTTGAATGCATTGAGTATTACGCTGCCCTAA
- a CDS encoding anaerobic ribonucleoside triphosphate reductase — translation MNLLEYATPPASDLLSDLGRRIIGAEDADTLRENANLNGDSFSGKMSRLGSETAKWHALRHVLPEELAQAVENGDLYVHDLDQYALGTTNCIFIPFDRLLAAGFNTGNGSVRTPQTIMSAMALVAIIFQSQQNSQYGGVSANKIDWDLAPYVQRSFRKHYRKGQRLFGENALIEDEQLHLDSMEAKNQCPRAYDFAYEETELETGQAAESLIHNLNTMSSRAGGQIPFTSLNYGLCTSAEGRLVSRSLLEATIRGLGNGETPVFPQHIFQCKQGINQAHGEPNYDLFRLAVTCSSRRMYPNFVNVDASFNLPFYHPEDPDTIIATMGCRTRTLADRFGRNRQSGKGNLSFNTINLVKLGIRFGICQGNRAVADRAGFYTALESVMQNAAHGLLHRYRIQTVQPAKASDFMMREGVWEGGEQLAPNEPVGDLLKHGTLSLGFIGLAECMTALYGRHHGQDPHVHREALNIIRTMREFCDQMSEQHNLNITLFATPAEGLSGKFTKIDRARYGLIPGVNDREYYTNSFHIPVYHTLPAYRKIELEAPFHTLCNAGAISYVELDGNVRANTAAFLRIVQYALAQDIGYFSINHPIDRCPACGYEGVIGDVCPGCEAHENHVHFQRLRRVTGYLTGNYKVRFNAAKQAEVRDRVKHR, via the coding sequence ATGAACTTGCTTGAGTATGCCACTCCACCGGCATCCGATCTATTATCCGACCTGGGAAGACGAATTATTGGCGCTGAAGATGCCGATACGCTGAGGGAAAATGCGAATCTGAACGGGGACTCCTTCAGCGGCAAGATGAGCAGGCTCGGTTCGGAGACCGCCAAGTGGCATGCTCTGCGTCATGTGTTGCCGGAAGAGCTTGCTCAAGCTGTGGAGAACGGGGATCTGTATGTACACGACCTGGATCAGTATGCACTTGGCACGACCAACTGCATCTTTATCCCGTTTGACCGTCTTCTTGCTGCGGGTTTCAATACAGGCAACGGATCGGTTCGCACACCTCAGACGATCATGTCTGCAATGGCTCTGGTTGCAATCATCTTCCAATCCCAGCAGAACAGTCAGTATGGTGGCGTATCGGCCAATAAGATTGATTGGGATCTAGCGCCCTATGTGCAGCGATCGTTTCGCAAACATTATCGCAAAGGACAACGACTTTTTGGTGAGAATGCTCTGATTGAAGATGAACAACTTCATCTGGACAGTATGGAAGCGAAGAATCAGTGCCCACGCGCATATGACTTCGCCTATGAAGAGACTGAACTGGAGACGGGACAAGCTGCCGAATCGCTGATCCATAACCTTAATACGATGAGCAGTCGGGCTGGTGGACAGATTCCATTCACATCACTGAATTATGGACTATGTACTTCTGCGGAAGGACGGTTGGTATCACGTTCATTGCTCGAAGCAACGATTCGCGGCCTGGGCAACGGGGAAACTCCCGTGTTCCCTCAACATATTTTCCAATGTAAACAAGGGATCAATCAGGCTCATGGCGAGCCAAACTATGATCTGTTCCGCCTTGCGGTCACCTGTTCATCCCGGCGGATGTATCCTAACTTTGTCAATGTGGATGCCTCGTTCAATCTGCCTTTCTATCATCCGGAAGATCCGGATACGATCATTGCAACCATGGGATGCCGCACACGTACTCTGGCTGACCGGTTTGGTCGTAATCGTCAAAGTGGTAAAGGTAATCTGTCGTTTAATACCATCAACCTGGTCAAGCTCGGCATCCGGTTTGGCATCTGCCAGGGCAACAGAGCGGTTGCCGATCGGGCGGGATTCTACACTGCACTGGAATCCGTGATGCAAAATGCTGCGCATGGTCTGTTGCATCGGTACCGTATCCAGACTGTTCAACCTGCTAAGGCGTCAGATTTCATGATGCGGGAGGGTGTATGGGAAGGCGGGGAGCAACTTGCTCCGAATGAACCCGTTGGGGATCTGCTCAAACATGGTACGTTATCCCTGGGTTTTATCGGTCTGGCAGAATGTATGACAGCTCTCTATGGACGCCATCATGGACAGGACCCTCATGTGCATCGTGAAGCGCTGAATATTATTCGCACCATGAGAGAGTTCTGTGATCAGATGAGCGAGCAACATAACTTGAATATCACCCTGTTTGCTACACCTGCTGAAGGGTTATCCGGCAAATTCACGAAGATCGATAGAGCGCGATATGGGCTTATTCCTGGAGTTAATGATCGGGAGTATTATACGAATTCATTCCATATCCCCGTATACCACACTCTTCCAGCTTATCGGAAGATTGAACTGGAGGCCCCGTTCCATACTTTGTGTAATGCGGGGGCAATCTCCTATGTGGAGCTGGACGGGAACGTTCGAGCCAACACCGCAGCTTTCCTGCGAATCGTGCAATATGCACTGGCGCAGGATATCGGGTATTTTTCCATTAATCATCCGATTGATCGCTGCCCTGCATGCGGTTATGAAGGTGTTATCGGGGATGTATGCCCAGGCTGCGAAGCTCATGAGAACCATGTACACTTCCAGCGGTTACGCCGTGTAACCGGCTATCTGACCGGAAATTACAAAGTGCGATTTAATGCTGCGAAGCAGGCTGAAGTACGGGATCGGGTGAAACACCGATGA
- the nrdG gene encoding anaerobic ribonucleoside-triphosphate reductase activating protein encodes MNLYGYIPESVNEGTGLRAVLFISGCRHACPGCFSPDSWSFRAGEPFTEERQQQILHEVTNHPLLDGVTLCGGDPFFSAAECANWIQQLRTARPDMTVWAYTGFAYEELVTDPARAQLARLCDVIIDGRYIQAERDVSLPFRGSRNQRLIDVSATLATQTIVTMQLSMP; translated from the coding sequence ATGAATCTATATGGATACATCCCGGAATCGGTGAATGAGGGGACCGGCCTGCGTGCGGTGTTGTTCATCAGCGGTTGCCGCCACGCCTGTCCGGGCTGCTTCAGTCCGGATTCGTGGAGTTTTCGGGCGGGTGAGCCTTTTACAGAGGAGCGGCAGCAGCAGATTCTGCATGAAGTGACGAACCATCCGTTGCTCGATGGCGTGACGTTGTGTGGTGGTGATCCCTTTTTCTCGGCAGCAGAATGTGCGAACTGGATTCAGCAGCTCCGCACTGCACGTCCTGATATGACAGTATGGGCCTATACCGGATTCGCATATGAAGAGCTTGTTACTGACCCTGCGAGAGCGCAGCTTGCCCGACTATGCGACGTTATTATCGATGGGCGATATATTCAAGCTGAGCGTGACGTCTCTCTACCCTTTCGCGGCAGTCGGAATCAACGCTTGATTGATGTTAGTGCAACACTAGCCACTCAGACTATCGTTACGATGCAGCTCAGTATGCCATAA
- a CDS encoding methyl-accepting chemotaxis protein has product MDIVQALITCMPFFRDTIRQDVTLSVIDHEKFLYFSAGESLKQLNYQPGDPLLDVNRNFADLNGGTVKRFDHYPKDLFGVPFDVAFIPIKNEQGEVIALFNLLYSMDDQDQLQQLMDVTENLTNQLIDSVQHVAAHSEELSATTEEIRNNSKQAVQKSGNVTQVASFIREISEQTNLLGLNAAIEAARVGEAGAGFGVVAKEIRKLSVDTKEATARIEDSLLSVRQSIQGMENELGEITASSQEQAELVNNFMSTIEQLNETNKQLKQFVQKMITFDGK; this is encoded by the coding sequence ATGGATATTGTTCAAGCTTTAATTACATGTATGCCTTTCTTTCGAGATACGATTCGTCAGGATGTAACCCTCTCCGTTATTGATCATGAAAAATTCTTATATTTCTCAGCAGGAGAATCATTAAAGCAACTGAATTATCAACCCGGCGACCCTCTATTAGATGTAAATCGAAATTTTGCTGATCTCAACGGCGGTACAGTCAAACGATTCGATCACTATCCTAAAGATTTGTTTGGTGTTCCTTTTGATGTAGCTTTTATTCCCATTAAAAATGAACAAGGTGAAGTCATCGCCCTGTTTAATCTGCTCTACAGTATGGATGACCAGGACCAGCTGCAACAACTCATGGATGTTACCGAAAATCTGACCAACCAATTAATTGACAGTGTTCAGCATGTAGCTGCACACTCCGAGGAACTCAGTGCCACAACCGAAGAGATCCGGAACAACTCCAAACAAGCCGTGCAGAAATCAGGAAATGTAACTCAGGTTGCCAGTTTCATTCGTGAAATCTCCGAACAGACGAATCTGCTCGGCTTAAATGCGGCCATTGAAGCGGCTCGTGTAGGTGAAGCAGGTGCAGGTTTTGGCGTTGTTGCCAAAGAAATTCGCAAACTGTCTGTGGACACCAAGGAAGCGACGGCCCGTATTGAAGATTCTCTTCTATCCGTTCGACAATCCATTCAGGGCATGGAGAATGAACTGGGTGAGATCACGGCAAGCTCTCAAGAGCAGGCTGAACTCGTAAACAATTTCATGAGCACAATTGAGCAGCTGAACGAAACCAACAAACAATTGAAGCAATTTGTGCAAAAAATGATTACGTTTGACGGAAAATAA